A genome region from Crossiella equi includes the following:
- a CDS encoding GNAT family N-acetyltransferase: protein MDAQVHNDPKLFWAVAGPHFLADPVHHTLAITVMRRCLAGEEAGYRDPLMLTVHDNSGALVGAALRTPPHPLLVSGLPTAAVPAAVDALRLHDPGLSGVTGPRDSVEAVTTAWIAATGHLAHEHPPARAYRLERLVPPDVSGRGRLAGEADLELLVKWRTVFMLEAMAGTDSDERAAVLASLNGSGGAHVLWEVDGEAVAMAFTSEPEAGMSRVAYVYTPVVQRGRGYGSAAAAWVSQWALDRGATDVVLFADLGNDVATRIYQRLGYQPREELVQVDFSAGAGDGAVPHMRGEHE from the coding sequence ATGGATGCGCAGGTGCACAACGACCCCAAGCTGTTCTGGGCGGTAGCGGGCCCGCACTTCCTGGCCGATCCGGTGCACCACACCCTGGCCATCACCGTCATGCGGCGGTGCCTGGCCGGAGAGGAGGCGGGCTACCGCGACCCGCTCATGCTCACCGTGCACGACAACAGCGGTGCGCTCGTCGGCGCCGCGCTGCGGACCCCACCCCACCCGCTGCTGGTCAGCGGGCTGCCCACGGCCGCGGTGCCCGCGGCCGTGGACGCCTTGCGGCTGCACGACCCCGGCCTGTCCGGGGTGACCGGGCCCCGGGACAGCGTGGAGGCGGTCACCACGGCCTGGATCGCCGCCACCGGGCACCTCGCCCACGAGCACCCGCCCGCACGGGCCTACCGGCTTGAGCGGCTCGTCCCGCCGGACGTGTCCGGGCGGGGCAGGCTGGCCGGGGAGGCCGACCTGGAGCTGCTGGTCAAGTGGCGCACGGTTTTCATGCTTGAGGCCATGGCGGGCACCGACAGCGACGAGCGCGCGGCCGTGCTCGCCAGCCTCAACGGCAGCGGGGGCGCGCACGTGCTCTGGGAGGTCGACGGCGAGGCGGTGGCCATGGCCTTCACCTCCGAGCCCGAGGCGGGCATGTCCCGGGTGGCCTACGTCTACACGCCCGTCGTCCAGCGCGGCCGGGGCTACGGGTCCGCGGCCGCGGCCTGGGTGTCCCAGTGGGCCCTGGACCGGGGTGCGACTGACGTGGTGCTCTTCGCCGACCTCGGAAACGACGTCGCCACCCGGATCTACCAGCGCCTGGGCTACCAGCCGAGGGAGGAGCTGGTGCAGGTCGACTTCTCAGCCGGGGCTGGTGACGGGGCGGTTCCGCACATGCGAGGAGAACACGAGTGA
- a CDS encoding Lrp/AsnC family transcriptional regulator has protein sequence MDLDALDWRILELLQQDGRITFTELARQVNLSAPATTERVRRLEQLGVITGYVAVVDPQLLGLPIEAIVRVRVRSLDTPRFRERVLPLGAVCDADHVTGDDCWLLRVRCRSMGELETLVGTASQYGETTTSLVFSSHVRNRPVTSPG, from the coding sequence AGGACGGCCGGATCACCTTCACCGAGCTGGCCCGTCAGGTGAACCTGTCCGCGCCCGCCACCACCGAGCGGGTACGCCGGCTGGAACAGCTGGGCGTGATCACCGGCTACGTGGCGGTGGTCGACCCCCAGCTGCTGGGCCTGCCGATCGAGGCGATCGTGCGGGTCCGCGTGCGCAGCCTGGACACGCCCCGCTTCCGCGAGCGTGTGCTGCCGCTGGGCGCGGTCTGCGACGCGGACCATGTCACCGGCGACGACTGCTGGCTGCTGCGCGTGCGCTGCCGCTCGATGGGCGAGCTGGAGACCCTGGTCGGCACCGCCTCGCAGTACGGCGAGACGACGACCTCACTCGTGTTCTCCTCGCATGTGCGGAACCGCCCCGTCACCAGCCCCGGCTGA
- a CDS encoding GNAT family N-acetyltransferase, which translates to MDARVHTDIQEFWDLAGPLFLSDPVRHTVAVTVLRRCLAGVEADYRNPVLVTVHDHTGAVVGATARTPPYGLIVSALPPDTAPAAVEALRQHDPELPGVNGPRDNAEPFGKAWAAATGKIAYEHKPMRAYRLGELVPPTVAGSPRLGTEADLELLVAWREAFHLEATGRATTDERAAVLAGLASGAGTYVLWEVHGAPVALAHFSGPTAGMSRIGPVYTPEHLRGNGYASAATAEASRVALARGATDVVLFTDLGNEVANRIYQRIGYRADYEVVEIDFREV; encoded by the coding sequence ATGGACGCGCGTGTGCACACCGACATCCAGGAGTTCTGGGACCTGGCCGGACCGTTGTTCCTGTCTGACCCGGTGCGGCACACCGTCGCCGTCACCGTGCTGCGCCGCTGTCTCGCTGGAGTCGAAGCCGACTACCGGAACCCGGTGCTGGTGACCGTGCACGACCACACGGGCGCGGTGGTCGGCGCCACCGCGCGTACCCCGCCCTACGGGCTGATCGTCAGCGCGCTGCCCCCGGACACCGCGCCCGCGGCCGTGGAGGCCTTGCGGCAGCACGATCCGGAGCTGCCCGGGGTCAATGGGCCCCGGGACAATGCCGAGCCCTTCGGCAAGGCCTGGGCAGCCGCCACCGGCAAGATCGCCTACGAGCACAAGCCCATGCGGGCCTACCGGCTCGGGGAGCTCGTCCCGCCTACCGTGGCCGGCTCGCCCAGGCTGGGGACCGAGGCCGACCTGGAGCTCCTGGTGGCGTGGCGGGAGGCCTTCCACCTGGAGGCGACCGGGCGGGCCACCACCGATGAGCGGGCCGCCGTCCTGGCCGGGCTCGCCAGCGGGGCTGGCACCTATGTGCTGTGGGAGGTCCACGGGGCGCCGGTGGCCTTGGCGCACTTCTCCGGGCCCACCGCGGGCATGTCCCGGATCGGGCCCGTTTACACACCGGAGCACCTGCGGGGTAACGGCTACGCCTCCGCCGCCACCGCCGAGGCCTCCCGGGTCGCGCTCGCGAGGGGCGCGACCGACGTGGTGTTGTTCACAGACCTCGGCAACGAGGTCGCCAACCGCATCTACCAGCGCATCGGGTACCGGGCCGACTACGAGGTCGTGGAGATCGACTTCCGGGAGGTGTGA